ATCCCACCGAGACCCAGAGCCCCGTAGTTCAAAAGAGTCGCCTTAAGATCCATCGCGCATTCAGCCTCCCCGCTACAGCAGCTTTTTCAGCGATGTCGTTGATAGTTCTCTGCTGCTTTCGAGGCGGGCATTGATGAAGCGATACAGACCATAACCCGCTCCGATCGCCAGGATAAGAAGCACGACGATGAGAAGGACGTGCTCTTTGATGAAGTTGAGCACAGCCTGGCCGTAAATGGCGGCGAGAATTCCCTCGGTGTAATAACGCGCCGAGCGGGCCAGCATAATTGTCAGAACGAATTTCGTCCGGGGGAACCGCAGGGCTCCGGCGGTGGCCACGAAAATCTTGAACGGCAACGGCGGCGGCCAGAGGGCCGGGACGATGAGGGCG
This DNA window, taken from Blastocatellia bacterium, encodes the following:
- a CDS encoding VTT domain-containing protein, whose amino-acid sequence is PEINDILVVTRVIHDPRAVIHWPFLAAFGSVIGCLILYTIARFGGDAFLRRRFSAKKVSAVERFYARYGIFALIVPALWPPPLPFKIFVATAGALRFPRTKFVLTIMLARSARYYTEGILAAIYGQAVLNFIKEHVLLIVVLLILAIGAGYGLYRFINARLESSRELSTTSLKKLL